A stretch of DNA from Gottschalkia acidurici 9a:
ATTTACATATTAACTTTTTCTCTACTTATTACATTAAGTCAATAAATCTTCAAAGAAATATTTCTTTGATATATATTTAGTACCATTATAATATCATTACAAAAGTACCAGCTGTAATCAATGTTCCACCTATAATAGCCTTAGTTGTTATAGGTTCCTTTAAAATAATAAATGCTAATACTATTGTAAGCACAATACTGAACTTGTCAATAGGAACAACTTTTGATACCTGTCCTATTTGTATTGCTTTAAAATAAAAAAGCCATGATAGACCTGTGGCAAGTCCGGATAACACTAGAAAGATCATACTTTTTTGAGATATGTCTTTTATCCCAGTTTGTGAACCAGTAATAAAAACCATACCCCATGCAACAATTAATATTACTATAGTTCTAATTGCAGTAGCAAGATTTGAGTTAACATTTTCAATACCTATCTTAGCTAGAACTGAAGTCAGAGCTGCAAAAACAGCTGAAAGAATAGCGTACAAAAACCACATAAGAACTTCTCCTTTCCAATATGTAATGATTATTATTATCATCATTATAGCATATTTAACTCTCCAGTACTATTAATAAGCACTTTTACATGGTTTAATTAACAAAATTAAAATCTTAAATTTTTACTATCAAAAGTTACACTAGGATTACCTAGTGTAACTTCACTTTGTGGTTTGTTGTACTAGTTAACTTTTTACATTGAATTTACTAATTTAACACATAATACGGATCTTTCTTATCCTCTTTAAGTGAGGGATGTATAACATCAATTTAGCGAATACTCGATGTATTTGCTAAGTTATTCTATGATAGTCCTAAGAATAACTAAAAGCTGAATATATGGAGTTGGTGCAGGAAATGTTCTACATCGTAAAT
This window harbors:
- a CDS encoding EamA family transporter, whose product is MWFLYAILSAVFAALTSVLAKIGIENVNSNLATAIRTIVILIVAWGMVFITGSQTGIKDISQKSMIFLVLSGLATGLSWLFYFKAIQIGQVSKVVPIDKFSIVLTIVLAFIILKEPITTKAIIGGTLITAGTFVMIL